In Candidatus Manganitrophus morganii, the genomic window CAGCTCTTCTATCGTGGGCGACCGCCAATCCGTAAGATCCAAGTAAGTTAAATTGTTGACCCAATTGTCTGTAAAATCCCAATCCTCAACGCTCGGATTAAAAGCAAAGTCATACCATGTAATATTTTGAGCACTGTCGTAAATAAGATTTTGATCTCGATCGATCAATATCGCTTTTGTCTCTTCCGTCGTCAACAATAAAAGGGCAATTACAACGAGACTAAAAATATTGCGCTTCATCTTCTCCCCCATTTAAAAGTTTTAATCGGCTTAGGGAGCAATTTTCATTCCATGCAATGCGGCTTACACCTTCCTGCCATCACAACCATTTTTCATGTCGAACCAGTGAACCTTCAACGGTCCACTTTTCTGGGATGGTGCTAGTATGAACATCCGGAGGAAGGCTGCTGGAGCTGCAAACACGCTCACTGCGAGAAATTTCTAAGATCTGTTCTTTTGCTCTTTCATTCGGGTCACGACCGCTTTCGCCTCGGTCAATGAAAGACCCTGCTTCTCTTGAAGGAGCTGGACCGCGCCGACAGGGTGGCCCTGCTCGACAAGCGCTTTGACACTGTCCATCACGAGTTCCTCCGGCGACAGACCGAGGCGAGACCGGATCCGTTCCGCGATCTTCTGATTCATTTCATGATGCTCATACGCATTGGAGACAGGGAGCTCACCCTCTCCCGTCAGAAGCGCCACGCGGTGTTTGGGAGAATGTTTTTTGTTGCCGATCGCCGACTGCAGAACAACCTGATCGATCCGGCTGAAAGGAAGGGTCCCTTGTTTTGTTGAGAGAGAACGCTTTCGTCTCCATGTCAGCAGGCGGGTCCGTGAGTCGAAGGTGAAAAGCGCTTCTTCATACGCCACCAGGTAAACCAAACCGCACACCACCGCTCCGCCGATGAACCCCATGAGACGCTCTTCGTTCAGCCGTTTACCTAAGAAGAACTGCACGATTGGAAAGCCGAGGAATAAAAGGGCGCCATAGCCGACCCACTTTTCGAACCGCGAGGTCACTTCAATGATTAATTCATTTTTGTCGTCTTTGTTTATTTTTTTCATGAAGTTAAAAATGGAAACGATCAGATCGGCACACCGGTTTCTCCTGCGCCGTCCGTTGAGGCAACTGCTTTAAAGATATTGTACCCGAAGACGATTATTTCGGTGGTCACCCAGATGAGGTGAAGACCGTTGAGAAATATTAAGGGCGGGCGCCCGCGGCTTGAAGGAGTGCCTCTATTTTTTTGTAGCCGCGCTCCCTCGCGTGGTGAAGGGGGGTGCGGCCTGCACTGTCGGGGATATTGACGTTCGCCCCGTGTTGAATCAGCAGCATGACAATTTCTTGATGTTTCGGGCCGCCGTCGGACAAAACGATCGCTTCCAACAGTGCGGTCCATCCCAAATTGTTCACATGATTGATGTTGATATTGGTGCGGGTCAATAAATATTTCACCACCTCGACGTGGCCCCGTTCCGCGGCGGGAATCAGCGCCGTTCCGCCGAAGCGGTTCGTCAGCTTCGGATCGGCGCCTGCTTCGACGGAGAGTTTTAGGATATCGAGGAGGCCTTCGGCCCCCGCGTAGAGGAAGGGGTTGTTGAGCATGTTGTCGCGGAGGTTGACGTCGGCGCCTGCATCGATAAGGGCCGCCACCGTCTCGACATGATTTCGATAAGCGGCGGCCATGACCGGTGTTCGTCCCCGCGCGCCGCGGGCGTTCACGTCGGCGCCTTGGCGCAGAAGCGCGATGGCCCGGGATGTGTTGCCGTTTGACGCTGCGGCGACAAGCCGTTGATTGAGGTCGTCGTCGCCTCGGACCGGATCAACGCCATTGGTGGTAAAGACCGCGGCAAGCACTAAAAGGACGATCAGGCCTTTAACTAAAATAAACCCCTCTTTCAAACAAAACAACGGACGGTAGAAAACGAAATCATTTTATCATTTTACTTAAGCAGGTCAAACGTCCCTGTGATCTGCACCCCTACCGGCACGAAATCGAAGCTTCGCGGCTCCACCGCTCCCGACGGTCCCTTGAACGCGGGGGGCGCTAAAAATCCGGTTCCGACCTGCACCCAGACATGGCCCCGTTTTGTCTCGATCGGAATCGCCGGCCCGAACAATTTGAGATTGGAATTCTTGCTCGCCTCGATCGATCTCAGCGAGCTTAAGATACATTGGTTCTTCGTGACCGGAGTCTTCGCCATTTTTTCTCTGATCGACTTTTCCATCTCCTTCCCGCTCGAAGCACGAAGCCCTTCCCACCATTTATCGCCTTCATCCGGCGGGCGGAGATATCGCCTCACCTTGGCCATGATCACCTCGCGCACCTGTTTCACCCGCTCGTCTTTCGTCGTCATTCCCCGGAGGACGCTGATCTCCGCTCCGATGTCTTTGATGACCAGGGCCGCCATCACCACCGCCTGCATGTAATAAGGATTCGACTTGTAATCTTTGGCCAGCCGCGCGTGCGCGTGCGGGGGCGATTTGGCCGTCTCTTGTGCCGCTTGTTGACCATAAAAGGGAGCGGTCTCTTCGCTGCTGACCGATTCCAAAATTCTTAGGACAGAGGTATCTCCCGACCCTCCTCCACCGGTCACGAGCTTCTTGCCGAACCGGAAATCGCCGTGGATCAGCTCGACGAAATTGGAGTGCGCGAAGAAATCTTCGATTGTATGGAACGCATTCCCGACATGCTCAAAGGCCGTCGGATCAGGCAACGCGTCGGCAAACCGGACCAGCTCTTCGTCGATATAAGAGATCGGGCTTTTCTTGCCGAATGCGCCCGGGTTCTTCTTCGATTGCCACTTTTGCAACTGCTCATTCCACTGATAATTGTCGAAATGCTCTTCGGCTTTGTAGCCGCCGTAGGCGTTTGCATCGCACAACAGAAGAAGATTGGCGACCGCCCCCGTTTGGCTGTAGTCCCGTTTGACGTTTCCGGCGTGGATCTGCTTGATGTCGCCCGGCGTCAGTTTGGTCAGCTCCAACGCCGCCTCTTCGAGAATATGATGGTCGGTGTCTGAAAACCGGGAAATCCGATCAACCGGTCGCCCCTCCCCCTGCTGGACGACGTGCGCCAGCTCATGGGCCAGCAGTCGCTTTCCGCTTTCCGTCTGGGGTGAATATTGATCGGCGGCGAAGACGATGTCGCGGCCGGCGGTATACGCCAACGCCTGGATCGATTGGGAGGAGGTTGCCGCCTTGGGATCGGTATGAATTCGGACTTGGCTGAAGTCATGGCCGAAGCGCGGCTCCATAAAGGCGCGGGTGGCCGGGTCGAGCGGCTGGCCGGAGGAGCGCAGCGCATCGTGGACGATTGGCGGCGCTGTGGTCTGTTCCGAGTGGCCCGATTCGATCCGCTTCGTCTGCAATGGTTTCGTTTGACACTTGGGACAGGCTGCACCGCAGGCGCAGGCGCGCTGGAGTTGCGGCGCGGGTGTGTGCATGATTTGGTCGGCGATCCGGTCGGCTTCCTGCTCGTAGATATCTCCGGGGGAACTGATCGTTAACTTTGCTTGAAGTCGCTGAACGGCTTGATTTCCGACGGTGCGCTGCAAATAAAGCGATAATGGAGGTTTTGGGTGATTTGCTGAAGGAGTCGATCGCGCGACGTTGGAGAATGCCCGCTGCAGGGGTTGATTCTTTTTTTGCATAGAGCGCATCGTCATTCTTTTTCCGTCAAAGCGGTTCCCTCTAGAGTTTACCGGCTTGCTCGGCGTCATCGCCGGAGCGAAAGCGCTGATCACCCGCGCACCAGCCGAGAAACAGCGGCATCCCTTCGAACATCCC contains:
- a CDS encoding ankyrin repeat domain-containing protein; protein product: MLAAVFTTNGVDPVRGDDDLNQRLVAAASNGNTSRAIALLRQGADVNARGARGRTPVMAAAYRNHVETVAALIDAGADVNLRDNMLNNPFLYAGAEGLLDILKLSVEAGADPKLTNRFGGTALIPAAERGHVEVVKYLLTRTNININHVNNLGWTALLEAIVLSDGGPKHQEIVMLLIQHGANVNIPDSAGRTPLHHARERGYKKIEALLQAAGARP
- a CDS encoding DUF4157 domain-containing protein; translated protein: MQKKNQPLQRAFSNVARSTPSANHPKPPLSLYLQRTVGNQAVQRLQAKLTISSPGDIYEQEADRIADQIMHTPAPQLQRACACGAACPKCQTKPLQTKRIESGHSEQTTAPPIVHDALRSSGQPLDPATRAFMEPRFGHDFSQVRIHTDPKAATSSQSIQALAYTAGRDIVFAADQYSPQTESGKRLLAHELAHVVQQGEGRPVDRISRFSDTDHHILEEAALELTKLTPGDIKQIHAGNVKRDYSQTGAVANLLLLCDANAYGGYKAEEHFDNYQWNEQLQKWQSKKNPGAFGKKSPISYIDEELVRFADALPDPTAFEHVGNAFHTIEDFFAHSNFVELIHGDFRFGKKLVTGGGGSGDTSVLRILESVSSEETAPFYGQQAAQETAKSPPHAHARLAKDYKSNPYYMQAVVMAALVIKDIGAEISVLRGMTTKDERVKQVREVIMAKVRRYLRPPDEGDKWWEGLRASSGKEMEKSIREKMAKTPVTKNQCILSSLRSIEASKNSNLKLFGPAIPIETKRGHVWVQVGTGFLAPPAFKGPSGAVEPRSFDFVPVGVQITGTFDLLK